The following proteins are encoded in a genomic region of Paenibacillus sp. FSL H3-0469:
- a CDS encoding uroporphyrinogen-III synthase, with product MAEQLKGITVALAGPRKAEDMAKLVENMGGTALHRPAQGTTFLDDAALREGLIAWTEQPPDLAILTTGMGLDALFETAAKLALADRFLEVLSASPVAARGYKTVNALKKRGLEPVVRDDDGSSAGLIRGLQDYDLQGKRVMLQLHGETAPQLVGWLEQAGAAVSCVQPYRYTQPEPGALELLLTEITEGQVDAVAFTSAPQFRFLAQHAREQGQLAALVQAFEDKVLAVSVGRMTSEALKEEGVKRIVMPEHERMGSMFVTLGRYIAANR from the coding sequence ATGGCAGAGCAATTAAAGGGCATTACCGTAGCCCTGGCCGGTCCGCGTAAAGCGGAAGACATGGCCAAGCTGGTAGAGAATATGGGAGGAACCGCGCTGCACCGTCCCGCTCAAGGGACAACCTTTCTGGATGATGCCGCCCTGCGTGAGGGGTTGATTGCCTGGACGGAGCAGCCGCCGGATCTGGCTATTCTGACTACCGGTATGGGGCTGGACGCATTGTTCGAGACGGCTGCGAAGCTTGCGCTTGCAGACCGCTTCCTGGAGGTTCTCTCTGCCTCACCTGTTGCTGCCCGTGGCTATAAGACAGTGAATGCCCTGAAGAAACGGGGGCTTGAGCCGGTCGTGCGTGACGATGACGGCAGCTCTGCCGGACTGATCCGCGGCCTGCAGGACTATGATCTGCAGGGTAAGCGCGTCATGCTTCAGCTGCACGGGGAGACTGCCCCGCAGCTGGTCGGGTGGCTGGAGCAGGCAGGTGCAGCTGTAAGCTGTGTGCAGCCTTACAGGTATACTCAGCCGGAGCCTGGAGCGCTGGAACTGCTGCTTACAGAGATCACGGAAGGTCAGGTGGATGCGGTGGCGTTCACAAGTGCACCGCAATTCCGCTTCCTGGCACAGCATGCGAGGGAGCAGGGGCAGCTTGCGGCGCTGGTGCAGGCTTTTGAAGACAAGGTGCTTGCGGTCTCTGTAGGCCGTATGACCTCGGAGGCCCTGAAGGAAGAAGGCGTGAAGCGGATCGTCATGCCGGAGCACGAGCGGATGGGCAGCATGTTCGTTACCCTGGGCCGCTATATTGCGGCTAACCGCTAG
- a CDS encoding AarF/UbiB family protein produces MAVRIRHAGRYRAIAMALMRHGFGYMVEELGLYHLLSLPRRIITQEVHESVTLAERVRRVLEELGPTFVKLGQLASTRSDLLPDAIIQELVKLQDNVPPFSAETARNILEQELDQSIDAVFEYFENHPLAAASIGQVHRAVLHGGQSVAVKIQRPGVMRTMSRDLEILSDLSLLAERKMDWARQYGLARMVEEFSRALMAELDYAQEGRNAERIAGQLTAQDNVYIPAIYWDFSSIRILTMEYMEGITLNRKDELLGLDMKLKTIAQQFVEMMLNQIFIHGFFHADPHPGNVMVLKDGKLALIDFGMVGRLSEDMKDGLSALVIALMRKNTDSMVRAILRLGVIPEEADRTALHEDMDRLREQYYDIPFKQVSIGKALNDLFSIARKHRLVIPPDLALLGKTMLTLEGMVASLDPAFSIMQMAEPFGRRLLKQRFSGSRLQRKLLGGVADLAESLVELPAQARQLSSLISKGKLKVEIGVPELQDLEHKFSRIGNRLSFSIVLLAFSIIMAGLIVASSLRGEPSLLWDFPIVEIGSVIALLMILWLLFSIFKSGRF; encoded by the coding sequence ATGGCTGTCCGCATAAGGCATGCCGGACGTTACCGGGCAATCGCCATGGCGCTTATGCGTCATGGCTTCGGCTATATGGTGGAGGAACTGGGCCTCTACCATCTTCTGTCGCTTCCCCGCCGGATCATCACACAGGAGGTTCATGAAAGTGTGACCCTCGCTGAGCGGGTCCGCAGGGTGCTTGAAGAGCTGGGGCCGACCTTCGTCAAATTGGGCCAGCTCGCCAGTACGCGCTCCGATCTGCTGCCTGATGCGATTATTCAGGAGCTGGTCAAGCTGCAGGACAATGTGCCGCCGTTCTCAGCCGAGACGGCCCGCAATATTCTGGAGCAGGAGCTGGACCAGTCCATTGATGCGGTCTTCGAATATTTCGAGAATCATCCGCTCGCTGCCGCCTCCATCGGCCAAGTGCATCGGGCTGTGCTGCATGGCGGGCAGAGTGTAGCGGTCAAAATACAACGGCCAGGCGTCATGCGGACGATGAGCAGGGATCTAGAGATTCTATCGGATCTAAGCCTGCTCGCCGAGCGCAAGATGGACTGGGCCAGGCAATACGGCTTAGCCCGGATGGTCGAGGAATTCTCACGGGCTCTGATGGCAGAGCTGGATTACGCCCAGGAAGGGCGCAATGCCGAGCGTATAGCCGGGCAGCTGACTGCTCAAGATAACGTATATATACCGGCCATCTATTGGGATTTCAGCTCCATCAGGATTCTGACCATGGAGTACATGGAGGGAATTACGCTGAACCGCAAGGACGAGCTGCTGGGCTTGGATATGAAGCTTAAGACGATTGCCCAGCAGTTTGTGGAGATGATGCTGAATCAGATTTTCATTCATGGCTTCTTTCACGCCGATCCGCATCCCGGCAATGTCATGGTGCTGAAGGATGGGAAGCTGGCTCTGATCGACTTCGGAATGGTCGGGCGGCTTAGCGAGGATATGAAGGACGGCCTGTCCGCGCTGGTGATTGCTCTCATGCGCAAGAATACGGACTCGATGGTACGGGCCATTCTGCGCCTGGGAGTGATCCCGGAGGAGGCTGACCGGACGGCGCTGCACGAGGATATGGACCGGCTGCGCGAGCAGTATTATGATATCCCGTTCAAGCAGGTCAGCATCGGCAAGGCGCTGAATGATCTGTTCAGCATTGCCCGCAAGCACCGGCTGGTCATTCCGCCGGATCTGGCGCTGCTGGGCAAGACGATGCTCACGCTGGAGGGCATGGTCGCCAGCCTGGACCCGGCCTTCAGCATTATGCAGATGGCCGAGCCGTTCGGCAGACGTCTGCTCAAGCAGCGCTTCAGCGGAAGCCGCCTGCAGCGCAAGCTGCTGGGCGGGGTGGCTGATCTTGCCGAGAGTCTGGTCGAGCTTCCCGCCCAGGCCCGGCAGCTCTCCTCGCTGATCAGCAAGGGAAAGCTGAAGGTAGAGATCGGGGTACCTGAGCTGCAGGACCTGGAGCATAAGTTCAGCCGGATCGGCAACCGTCTCTCCTTCAGTATCGTGCTGTTGGCCTTCAGCATTATCATGGCCGGACTGATTGTTGCCTCCTCCCTGCGCGGCGAGCCGTCGCTGCTCTGGGACTTCCCGATTGTGGAGATCGGTTCGGTCATCGCACTGCTGATGATTCTGTGGCTGCTGTTCTCCATCTTCAAATCGGGGAGATTCTAG
- a CDS encoding M15 family metallopeptidase has protein sequence MSKTAKIVILLIVVIAAGWGIGKYTAPSASQENGTNVNTGTDLGAEGPGAAPEASAVPEPTDQPDPEGSGNGTSGNNAAEMVVAEPESIAVMVNKQYSLPDKYKPSDLVYPDVPFIFSEKIEKRMLRREAAAALEEMFAGAKADGVYLAGVSGYRSESTQKRLFNNYVARDGEEKARTYSAMPGHSEHQTGLAIDLSGRDGKCAAESCFAGTKEAEWLAAHAAEYGYIIRFLEGKEAITGYKYEPWHVRYVGKEIAASIAERGITLEEYYDAVPVSN, from the coding sequence ATGTCCAAAACCGCCAAAATTGTCATTCTACTCATCGTCGTCATTGCGGCCGGCTGGGGAATCGGGAAGTATACGGCACCGTCAGCTTCTCAGGAGAACGGAACCAATGTTAACACAGGCACAGATTTGGGAGCCGAGGGGCCGGGGGCAGCGCCTGAAGCTTCGGCAGTACCAGAGCCTACGGATCAGCCAGATCCTGAAGGTTCAGGTAATGGAACATCCGGTAATAATGCTGCGGAGATGGTGGTAGCCGAGCCGGAGAGCATCGCGGTCATGGTCAATAAGCAGTACAGCCTGCCTGATAAGTATAAGCCTTCCGATCTGGTCTACCCGGATGTTCCTTTTATTTTCTCGGAAAAGATTGAGAAGCGCATGCTGCGGCGTGAAGCGGCTGCGGCGCTGGAGGAGATGTTCGCGGGGGCGAAGGCGGACGGGGTCTATCTGGCCGGTGTATCCGGCTACCGTTCGGAATCGACCCAGAAAAGGCTGTTCAATAACTATGTCGCCAGAGACGGTGAAGAGAAGGCCCGCACCTACAGTGCCATGCCGGGACACAGCGAGCATCAGACGGGACTGGCCATTGACCTGTCCGGCAGAGACGGCAAATGTGCAGCCGAGAGCTGCTTTGCAGGGACGAAGGAAGCGGAGTGGCTGGCCGCCCATGCCGCTGAATACGGCTATATCATCCGGTTCCTTGAGGGCAAGGAGGCCATTACCGGGTACAAGTACGAGCCTTGGCATGTCCGTTACGTAGGTAAGGAGATTGCCGCTTCCATCGCCGAAAGAGGGATTACACTCGAAGAATATTATGACGCTGTCCCGGTGTCGAATTAA
- a CDS encoding LLM class flavin-dependent oxidoreductase: MKLSILDQSPVPEGSTPAEALRQTALLAREAERLGYHRFWVAEHHAAPGLAGSSPEVLMAHLAAVTSTIRIGSGAVLLPHYSAFKVAENFRVLEALYPGRIDLGIGRAPGGGALAAKALQDTRVTIDDVDRYEQQIRELMAYLYDSEGGASPQRYAGLRATPAVDAAPEVWLLGSSRESAALSARLGTGYAFARFIARNGGAGAVHEYQDGFAPSVAAASPKSLLAVFAVCAETSAGADRLAASMDLSLVSLEREHLSAPTPSVETALNYTYTPYDRFTIADNRKRMVIGSPAEVREQLQLLAEEYRCGELMISSHIHDFEDKLQSIRLIAEACGLERRT; the protein is encoded by the coding sequence ATGAAATTAAGCATTCTCGATCAATCCCCGGTGCCGGAGGGAAGCACTCCGGCCGAGGCGCTCCGCCAGACTGCGCTGCTGGCCCGCGAAGCGGAGCGGCTTGGTTATCACCGCTTCTGGGTCGCGGAGCATCATGCTGCGCCGGGCCTCGCCGGCTCCAGCCCTGAAGTGCTGATGGCGCATCTTGCTGCGGTAACCTCTACGATCCGCATCGGCTCGGGAGCGGTGCTGCTCCCGCATTACAGCGCGTTCAAGGTCGCTGAGAATTTCCGCGTCCTGGAGGCACTCTATCCCGGACGTATCGATCTCGGGATAGGGAGGGCGCCAGGCGGCGGTGCTCTGGCCGCCAAAGCACTACAGGATACCCGTGTCACTATTGACGACGTTGACCGGTACGAGCAGCAGATCCGGGAGCTGATGGCCTATCTGTATGACTCTGAGGGCGGAGCATCTCCGCAGCGTTACGCCGGATTACGGGCAACCCCTGCGGTGGACGCAGCGCCGGAGGTCTGGCTGCTGGGCTCAAGCCGGGAGAGTGCGGCGCTCTCTGCCCGGCTGGGAACCGGGTATGCTTTCGCCCGGTTCATTGCCAGGAACGGAGGAGCGGGGGCGGTGCATGAGTACCAGGATGGCTTCGCACCTTCCGTGGCTGCCGCATCGCCGAAGTCGCTGCTTGCGGTGTTCGCTGTCTGTGCGGAGACATCGGCCGGGGCAGACCGGCTGGCTGCCAGTATGGATCTCTCATTGGTCAGCCTGGAGAGGGAACACCTCTCTGCCCCGACCCCGTCCGTAGAGACAGCGCTGAACTATACATATACCCCGTACGACCGCTTCACCATTGCAGATAACCGGAAGCGGATGGTCATAGGCTCGCCTGCTGAAGTCAGGGAGCAGCTTCAGCTGCTGGCGGAAGAATACCGCTGCGGGGAGCTGATGATTTCTTCGCATATCCATGACTTTGAGGACAAGCTGCAATCCATCCGGCTCATCGCCGAAGCCTGCGGTCTGGAGCGCAGGACGTAG
- a CDS encoding DUF3243 domain-containing protein yields MSEHNHVVSKDGSVTMNRVTEALDRIDPGQKEMILDNFEHFKAYLGKRIQLAQKIGLSDEQLALAAEKIAGYLAAYEEPRNSEEKLLLELWKAGNKEERHRLAHMLVKMVQQ; encoded by the coding sequence ATGTCTGAACATAATCATGTGGTGAGTAAGGACGGCAGTGTGACCATGAACCGGGTAACGGAGGCGCTCGACCGGATTGATCCGGGGCAGAAGGAAATGATACTGGACAACTTCGAGCACTTCAAGGCGTATTTAGGAAAGCGCATTCAATTGGCGCAAAAAATCGGTCTCAGCGACGAACAGCTGGCACTGGCCGCCGAGAAAATCGCCGGTTACCTGGCAGCGTATGAGGAGCCCCGCAATAGTGAAGAGAAGCTGCTGCTGGAATTGTGGAAGGCCGGCAACAAGGAGGAACGCCACCGGCTGGCGCATATGCTGGTGAAGATGGTGCAACAGTAA
- a CDS encoding methyl-accepting chemotaxis protein, translated as MNKKVRLNIRTKLITTYLLVLLVPSIIIGWLTYQSASSTMEEQLTNNARESVIAVNQIISSNIQSKIDDILYFAGQLPADSINNEAAGLAAPALESRLREYAALHPDVLDIYAGTSKGKSIRSAELELPEGYDPRKENTYINALKQGSGTVISPVFQTVKGESAIAVSAVLAGGNGVVSLDLDLSFLAGMTNIKVGQEGYILIIDSSKKFLVHPTEAIGAESSLDFVKQMFGSESGSFDYVYKDAPKKMTFMVNELTGWRIGGTFSLNEITQATSDIRETVWLVISVSVLLALVLIYFNIASILKPLIRLRKATERIAGGDLSQDIGDFRGDEIGLLAGNFRLMVENLRQMIIGVQTMTDNVSFSAEQLSAGAEQTTKAIEHVTVAIQEVAAGTQQQVSSVHKGMASTAATTTEVAHISEFMKQVSVMMDKTSLSAAEGNDSVISVVDKINGIHETVEEMGAVIDQLSERVGQIQGITGVISGISRQTNLLALNASIEAARAGEQGRGFAVVASEVRKLAEESGKSASLISEQVASIHAEMIRATASMEEAKSKVMDGIMAVDTTGRSFSRIRRAIKGAAETIGGMNEGVQTLTAEADSLDQAISEIRGITEAAAGSTETISAAAQQQLASVEEIASSSADLSRQADELQQLVGRFKLHPGNQ; from the coding sequence TGGTTAACCTATCAATCGGCCAGCAGCACCATGGAGGAGCAGCTTACTAATAATGCCCGGGAAAGTGTAATTGCAGTGAATCAGATCATAAGTTCCAATATTCAGTCGAAAATAGATGATATCCTCTATTTTGCCGGACAGCTTCCGGCAGATTCCATTAATAACGAGGCAGCCGGACTGGCGGCGCCTGCATTGGAGAGCAGATTGAGGGAGTATGCGGCGCTGCATCCCGATGTGCTTGATATTTATGCCGGAACCAGCAAAGGCAAGAGCATCCGCAGCGCAGAGCTGGAGCTGCCGGAGGGCTATGATCCCCGCAAGGAAAATACATATATCAATGCGCTTAAGCAGGGCAGCGGCACAGTGATCTCTCCGGTATTTCAGACGGTGAAGGGGGAGAGCGCCATTGCAGTATCGGCGGTGCTCGCGGGCGGAAACGGTGTAGTCAGCCTTGATCTGGATCTGTCCTTCCTTGCCGGTATGACGAACATCAAGGTCGGCCAGGAGGGCTACATTTTGATTATCGACAGCAGCAAGAAATTCCTGGTTCATCCCACAGAAGCAATTGGCGCGGAATCCTCGCTTGACTTCGTGAAGCAGATGTTCGGGAGTGAGAGCGGCAGCTTCGATTATGTATATAAGGATGCACCCAAGAAGATGACCTTCATGGTGAATGAGCTGACGGGCTGGAGAATCGGAGGCACCTTCAGCTTGAATGAGATTACGCAGGCAACCAGCGACATCCGTGAGACAGTCTGGCTGGTCATCTCTGTGTCAGTGCTGCTGGCGCTGGTGCTGATCTATTTCAATATCGCGTCGATCCTGAAGCCGCTGATCCGCCTGCGCAAGGCAACCGAGCGGATTGCCGGCGGCGACCTGTCGCAGGATATCGGGGACTTCCGGGGAGATGAGATCGGCCTGCTGGCCGGGAATTTCCGCCTGATGGTAGAGAATCTGCGGCAGATGATTATCGGGGTACAGACTATGACGGATAATGTCTCTTTCTCCGCTGAGCAGCTGAGCGCGGGGGCAGAGCAGACGACCAAAGCAATAGAACATGTTACAGTGGCCATCCAGGAGGTGGCAGCCGGCACGCAGCAGCAGGTCAGCAGTGTACATAAAGGGATGGCTAGCACAGCTGCCACCACCACTGAGGTAGCCCATATCTCGGAGTTCATGAAGCAGGTGTCGGTAATGATGGACAAGACCTCGCTGTCAGCTGCGGAGGGCAATGATTCGGTCATCAGCGTAGTCGACAAAATCAACGGCATTCATGAGACCGTGGAGGAGATGGGCGCGGTTATCGATCAGCTAAGTGAGCGGGTCGGGCAGATTCAGGGGATTACCGGTGTCATCTCGGGAATCTCGCGTCAGACAAACCTGCTGGCGTTGAATGCTTCTATAGAAGCGGCCAGAGCGGGGGAGCAGGGGCGCGGGTTCGCGGTAGTGGCCTCGGAGGTCCGCAAGCTGGCGGAAGAATCCGGGAAGTCGGCAAGCCTGATCTCCGAACAGGTTGCCTCTATCCATGCAGAGATGATCCGGGCTACGGCATCCATGGAGGAGGCGAAGAGCAAGGTAATGGACGGCATTATGGCTGTGGATACAACGGGACGTTCGTTCTCGCGCATCCGCAGGGCAATTAAAGGGGCCGCGGAGACCATAGGCGGGATGAACGAAGGCGTTCAGACCCTGACTGCAGAAGCAGACAGTCTGGACCAGGCCATCAGCGAAATCCGCGGCATCACCGAGGCTGCGGCAGGCAGTACCGAGACGATCTCGGCAGCAGCCCAGCAGCAGCTTGCCTCGGTGGAAGAGATCGCCTCTTCCTCAGCCGACCTCAGCCGCCAAGCCGATGAACTGCAGCAGCTGGTCGGGCGCTTCAAGCTGCACCCGGGTAACCAGTAG
- a CDS encoding ThuA domain-containing protein: MDKRKCLLLGDYTHPRFHPLQGVDKQVSEILNELLTVQCSENKKLMLSEHLSGYDLCIAYNELWNETVSPQQTAGLLSYVSGGGGLIVLHTGVSLAKRYELAQLIGARFTGHPAYTPLQFKVQEHDITEGIEDFQLDEEPYRFEFDPFTEKQILLEYEADGEMLPAAWCHSYGLGRVVYLMPGHHEPSFRHPAVRQLILRAATWAARIPR, encoded by the coding sequence ATGGATAAGAGAAAATGCCTGTTGTTAGGCGATTACACACACCCCCGGTTTCACCCGTTGCAAGGTGTGGACAAGCAGGTCAGTGAAATTCTGAATGAGCTTCTGACTGTGCAATGCTCGGAGAACAAGAAGCTGATGCTAAGCGAGCATTTGTCCGGATATGATCTGTGTATCGCATATAATGAATTGTGGAATGAAACCGTATCTCCGCAGCAGACGGCAGGTCTGCTGAGCTATGTCAGCGGAGGAGGCGGTCTGATTGTCCTGCACACAGGGGTATCCTTGGCGAAGCGTTATGAGCTGGCCCAGCTGATCGGTGCCAGATTCACCGGCCACCCGGCCTATACTCCGCTTCAGTTTAAGGTGCAGGAGCATGATATTACCGAGGGCATCGAAGACTTCCAGCTCGATGAAGAGCCGTACCGGTTCGAGTTCGATCCGTTCACCGAGAAGCAGATTCTGCTTGAATACGAAGCGGACGGGGAGATGCTGCCTGCGGCCTGGTGCCACAGCTATGGCCTTGGACGGGTGGTCTATCTGATGCCGGGCCATCATGAGCCGTCGTTCCGGCATCCGGCTGTTCGCCAGCTGATTCTGCGGGCAGCCACCTGGGCGGCGCGTATCCCCAGATAA
- a CDS encoding DEAD/DEAH box helicase, with amino-acid sequence MLTDLLKGQGIVKPTPVQEEAIPPLVQGLDVIARAKTGTGKTLAFLLPIMDKIRVEAAYPQALILAPTRELALQITEEARKLARHTGVKILAVYGGQDVEKQLRKLEGGRHLIIGTPGRLLDHLRRETLDLSGVKMLVLDEADQMLHMGFLEDVETIITAVPYRRQTMLFSATMPDPIKRLAANYMKEPLDVIIKSGSPIPLDNIRQQVVECSDRNKEEALISLIERDRPYLAIIFCRTKRRAIKLNEALQAAGYDCDELHGDLSQGKREAVMKRFRDAKLQLLVATDVAARGLDVEGITHIFNYDLPLDADSYIHRIGRTGRAGGKGLAITFASPRERDGLELIEHGISQRLDRRRYEKDEFGVGEFTSVQGGGSPRGRQSAAPEAARAGRGGRGQGRSGGAPRGEAAGRPGGRGRGGKDAGGWGAPAEGGGRSRKDAAGGGKRSAYSAAAAPKGDSAGPGAAKKPRPGGGYGAFASGGDSAAASGYAAGAGAGAAGGRGGKGGAARGGASRGNASQGGPSSGYSTNVSRGADAGGFSYGASKGAGSGAGYNPGGAKSSPKFRAHVARSNDAGGGGASAPKGGSRGGSKGGKGGFSSGGRSGGNSSRGGRSGGSGGGSRGGRGSAR; translated from the coding sequence GTGCTGACCGATCTGCTCAAGGGGCAGGGCATCGTGAAGCCGACGCCGGTGCAGGAAGAGGCGATTCCGCCGCTGGTGCAGGGTCTGGATGTAATTGCGCGGGCGAAGACGGGAACGGGGAAGACACTGGCTTTTCTGCTGCCGATTATGGACAAGATCCGGGTCGAGGCCGCTTATCCGCAGGCGCTGATTCTCGCGCCGACGCGTGAGCTGGCGCTGCAGATTACAGAGGAGGCGCGCAAGCTGGCCCGTCATACGGGCGTGAAGATTCTGGCGGTCTACGGCGGACAGGATGTGGAGAAGCAGCTGCGTAAGCTGGAAGGCGGCAGACATCTGATCATCGGTACGCCGGGACGGCTGCTGGATCACCTGCGCCGGGAGACGCTGGACCTCAGCGGCGTGAAGATGCTGGTGCTGGATGAAGCGGATCAGATGCTGCATATGGGCTTCCTGGAGGATGTGGAGACGATCATCACAGCGGTGCCTTACCGCCGCCAGACGATGCTGTTCTCTGCGACAATGCCGGACCCGATCAAGCGGCTGGCAGCGAACTATATGAAGGAGCCGCTGGATGTCATTATTAAGAGCGGATCGCCGATCCCTCTGGATAATATCCGCCAGCAGGTGGTGGAATGCTCGGACCGCAATAAGGAAGAGGCGCTGATCTCCCTGATCGAGCGCGACCGTCCTTACCTGGCGATCATCTTCTGCCGGACGAAGCGCCGGGCCATCAAGCTGAACGAGGCGCTGCAGGCGGCCGGTTATGACTGCGACGAGCTGCATGGCGATCTGTCGCAGGGCAAGCGCGAAGCTGTCATGAAGCGGTTCCGTGATGCCAAGCTCCAATTGCTGGTGGCTACGGATGTGGCGGCACGCGGCCTGGACGTTGAAGGGATCACCCATATCTTCAACTATGATCTTCCGCTGGATGCGGACAGCTATATTCACCGGATTGGCCGCACCGGCCGCGCCGGAGGCAAGGGCCTCGCGATCACGTTCGCTTCGCCGCGCGAGCGCGACGGGCTCGAGCTGATCGAGCACGGCATCTCCCAGCGGCTGGACCGCCGCCGGTACGAGAAGGATGAATTCGGCGTAGGCGAATTCACCTCGGTCCAAGGCGGCGGCTCGCCGCGCGGGCGGCAGAGCGCGGCGCCTGAAGCGGCGCGCGCCGGCCGTGGCGGCCGCGGGCAGGGCCGCAGCGGCGGTGCGCCGCGCGGCGAAGCCGCAGGGCGTCCGGGCGGGCGCGGACGCGGCGGCAAGGACGCAGGCGGCTGGGGCGCGCCTGCGGAAGGCGGCGGCCGCAGCCGGAAGGACGCGGCCGGAGGCGGCAAGCGCAGCGCGTACAGCGCAGCTGCGGCGCCGAAGGGCGACTCCGCCGGGCCAGGCGCGGCGAAGAAGCCGAGACCTGGCGGCGGCTACGGCGCCTTCGCCAGCGGCGGCGACAGCGCAGCAGCCAGCGGCTATGCTGCGGGTGCAGGTGCGGGTGCCGCCGGCGGACGCGGCGGCAAGGGCGGCGCTGCGCGGGGCGGGGCCTCCAGAGGCAACGCCTCCCAGGGCGGGCCGAGCAGCGGCTACAGCACCAACGTATCGCGGGGCGCAGATGCCGGCGGCTTCAGCTACGGCGCTTCGAAGGGTGCTGGCTCCGGGGCCGGGTATAATCCCGGCGGCGCGAAGTCGAGCCCGAAATTCCGGGCGCATGTAGCGCGCAGCAACGATGCCGGAGGCGGAGGCGCCTCCGCTCCCAAGGGCGGCTCACGAGGCGGCTCCAAGGGCGGTAAGGGCGGCTTCAGCTCGGGCGGACGCAGCGGTGGGAATTCATCGCGCGGCGGGCGCAGCGGAGGCTCCGGCGGCGGTTCACGCGGCGGACGCGGCTCCGCCAGATAA
- a CDS encoding glutathione peroxidase gives MSIYSFAGVKPSGTEVPFKDYEGKVLLIANTASKCGLTPQYGDLQKLYEQYGDQGLVVLGFPCNQFAGQEPGTSEEAESFCQINYGVTFPVFAKVDVNGPEASMLFQYLKGQQPGDGESSDIQWNFTKFLVDRSGNVVARVEPKESPESMKELIESLL, from the coding sequence ATGTCGATTTATAGTTTTGCCGGAGTGAAGCCTTCGGGTACAGAAGTGCCGTTTAAGGACTATGAGGGCAAGGTGCTGCTGATCGCCAATACGGCCAGCAAGTGCGGACTGACCCCGCAATACGGAGATTTGCAGAAGCTGTACGAGCAGTACGGGGATCAGGGTCTGGTGGTACTGGGCTTTCCGTGCAACCAGTTTGCCGGCCAGGAGCCGGGCACAAGCGAGGAAGCGGAGTCCTTTTGCCAGATTAACTATGGAGTTACGTTCCCGGTGTTCGCCAAGGTCGATGTGAATGGTCCGGAGGCGAGCATGCTGTTTCAATACTTGAAGGGCCAGCAGCCGGGTGACGGCGAGAGCAGTGATATCCAGTGGAACTTCACGAAATTCCTGGTGGACCGCAGCGGCAATGTAGTGGCCCGTGTCGAGCCGAAGGAATCACCGGAGAGCATGAAGGAGCTTATCGAATCCCTGCTGTAG
- a CDS encoding polyhydroxyalkanoate synthesis regulator, producing the protein MSDLLKKAISLGVGLTIVSKEKVEKVVDELVKRGELAPSESKALVDRLVERGDEERGAFKSAVQEQVQRVLKELKVPVQEDITRLESRIAQLEGRVAELEGKSPQETTVPEQRTE; encoded by the coding sequence ATGAGTGATCTGTTGAAGAAAGCTATCTCATTAGGCGTTGGCCTCACCATTGTCAGCAAGGAAAAGGTTGAAAAGGTCGTAGACGAGCTGGTGAAGCGGGGCGAGCTGGCCCCGTCGGAATCCAAGGCGCTGGTGGACCGGCTGGTAGAGCGCGGAGATGAAGAACGGGGTGCGTTCAAGTCTGCCGTGCAGGAGCAGGTTCAGCGGGTTCTGAAGGAGCTTAAGGTACCAGTGCAGGAGGATATCACCAGGCTGGAATCGCGCATTGCCCAGCTTGAGGGCCGTGTTGCCGAGCTGGAAGGCAAGTCACCCCAGGAGACCACCGTGCCGGAACAGCGTACGGAATAA